DNA sequence from the Armatimonadota bacterium genome:
ACTCGACGCGGCTTGCCGCGGCCGGCGGCGCTGCCGGCGGTGGCAATCTGGTGCAGGCGCCGGCGGTCAACTCGCCGGCGAACCTGGTTCAGGCTGCCGGCTCTTCACAGCCCGCGCCGCTCGCCTCCACCGCGCAGACCGGTCCTCCCGCGAATGTGGTGGACTACCTCAAGTTTCTCAAAGGCGTTGAACGGCGCAAGGAGGCATTGATCCGTAAGGAGACCGGCGATGCCTTGTTGATGCTGGATAACGTCAAGGCGCTTTCGGGCTCGATCGATGACAGCACATACAACAAAACCTTTCAGGGCGTATCCGGCAATACAACATCCATGGCGGATGATTGGAACTCGCTGACGCAGTACTTCAACAGCGTTCCCCCACCCGTTGCGTGTCAGCAGCTTCATGATAGGTACTATGACCACCTTGGCAAAATCCAGGGCATGATGGCGGAGGTACAGGACGCACTGGGCAAAGTGGGATCCAACGCACCCGACGCCATTCATGAGCTCTCCAACATGCAGGGCAAGGCCTCGGCGGATGCCGACACGGCCATCCAGAAGGCCGATGACGCGCTTGCCGCTGTCTGCAGCGAGTATCAGATCCCGAAGGATTTCTCGGTCCGCGGCGACGGCGGAGCGAGCAGTATTCTGCAGTAAACCCGCAGCGTTGAGGCTGTTTGGCGAGCTCCGCATGACGACGTAACGGCGCGCCCCGGGCAGGCGCCCACCAAATGGGACCAATGCGACATATAGGACATATAGGTTCGCGCACGCGTTGTCAGCAAGTGGAATGGTTCCGGCTTTGCCCCCGGGCTGTGCGCCAGGCGCAGATTCCGGCTACCGCATATGTCTCATATGTCCCATTGGTCGCATTTTCAGCAGGCGTTCCGCGGTGCCATCGCGTTTGGCTGGGGTACGCGCCCACCAGATGCGACATATAGGTTCCCGCACACGTGCCCGGCAAGCGGAGTAGCGGCGCCCGGGCTGTGCGCCAGGCTTCGGTTCCGGTGCCGCATATGTCTCATATGTCCCATTGGTCGCATTTTCAGCAGACGTTCCGCGGTGCCATCGCGATCGGCTGGGGTACGCGCCAACCACATGGGACCAATGCGACATATAGGAGGATGACCACCGGCGACACGGTGGATGGTGCGGCTGAGACGCCGGCAATAGCGATGCCGACCGGCCGAAGCCGCGGGCTTGAGCCTGCCCGGCTGCCCGTTCGGGTATAATCGCGCCATTCCCGGCGGTCGCTGCGGTTCGGCGAGAGCACCTCATGAGATATCCCATTGGCTTTACTCTAACTCAGGCGCGCCATCGCTCCAGGATGGAGCGCTCCGGCCAGCAGCGGTACCCTACCGTGCTGATGCTCGAGCCGCTGTACACCTGCAACCTGGCCTGCATCGGGTGCGCGGTGGAGCGCCATACCGGCAAGCTGAAGGACCGGATGACGCTGGAGCAGTGCTTCAAGGCTGTGGATGACTGCGGCGCTCCCATAATCAACCTGTGCGGAGGCGAGCCGACCCTCTACCCGGAGCTGCCGCAGTTGATCGAGGGGCTTATCCAGCGCGGCAAGTACATCATTCTTTGTACCAACGCCCTGAAACTGGATACCAAGGTTTTCGATGTCATTCCTCCAAGCTCGCATCTCTTCCTGATGATTCATCTGGACGGCATGAAGCAGACGCACGATTACGTATGCAACCGGGAGGGTGTGTTCGACACTGCCATCAAAATGATCAAGGGCGCCCGGAAGCGCGGTTATCTCACGTACATCAACACCACGGTCTTCAAGGAGACCCAGGTGGAGGAGGTAGAGGAGATGTGCAAACTGGTCGACAAGCTGCGCGCCAACGGAATCCTGATTTCGCCGGGTTACGAGTACGATAGCGTGGATGCCGATATCTTCCTTTCGCGCGAGCAAATCCACGAGAAGTTCCAGACCATCCGGCAGTTTTCCAGGCGGTATAAGGTCAACGCAACCCCCATGTTTTTGGAGTTTGCCGCCGGCATTCGAGAGCTGCCATGCGCGCCCTGGTCTACCGTGAACTACACGCCAAACGGCTGGAAGGCGCCGTGCTACCTCATCGGCGAGTCGCACATCGCCACGTGGCAGGAGTTCTGGGAAAAGACCGACTGGCAGTACTGGGAATCTCGCAAGGATGCGCGCTGCAGCAACTGCAAGATGCACAGCGGATTTGAACACAGCGCGGTCAGCGAGGCGATGAAGTCGGTGAAGGGCACGATACAGCTGACGGCATGGGCGCTCTCCAAGTAGCCCACGAAACGCCGTCGCGTTGAGTTCCGGCGAGGCCGATACCGCCCTGGTAACCGGGGTTACAGGCTTTCTCGGCTTCCATGTGGCGCAGCTTCTGCTGGAACGGCCCGGCGTGCAGGTGCGGGCATTGGCACGGGCTTCCAGCAACCGTGCCCATCTGGACCTGCTTGCCTGCGACCGCTTTCAACCGGTCATCGGCGACCTGAACGACCGCGACTCGCTGCGCAAAGCTCTGTCTGGATGCCGGCGTCTTTACCACGTCGCCGCCGACTACCGCCTCTGGTCGCGTGATCCACGCGAGCTTTACCGCTCCAATGTAGATGGCACGCGCAACGTGCTCCAGGCGGCCGCAGATTGTGGCGTGGAACGTGTGGTGTACACCAGCACGGTCGGCGCGCTGGGCCGCACCAAAAACGGATCGCCGGCGGATGAAGATACGCCGGTATCGCTTGAGGATATGACCGGCCACTACAAGCGCTCCAAATACCTCGCGGAGGAAGTGGCCCGCGAATACGCGGAACGCGGTTTGAACGTGGTGATCACCAACCCCAGCACGCCGGTGGGCGAGCACGATATCAAACCCACGCCGACCGGCCGCATCATACTCGACCTGCTGAACGGTGGTATGCCCGCATTCGTGGACACGTGGTTGAACCTGATTGACGTGCGTGATGCGGCTCGGGGCACACTTCTCGCCGGCGATAGAGGTGCGGCGGGCCGGCGTTACATTCTCGGGGCTGAGAACGTATCACTGGCAGAGATGCTGCGTATGGTTGCCGTGGCGGCCGGTCGCAAGCCGCCGAGGATCCGGCTGCCGTGGCGCGTGGCGTGGGCTGCGGTGGGCGCCGAAAACCTGCTGGTTGCCGGATTGCTGCGGCGCGAGCCCAGGCACCCGTTGGAAGGCGTGCAGATGGCGCGCAAACCGATGGTGTTTGATAACACCCGGGCGGTGCGTGAACTGGGACTGGAGTGCGCGCCCGTGAGCTCAGCAATGGCGCGTGCGGTATCATGGTTTCGCGAGAACGGCATGGCGCGAGGGTAACCCGCATTATCCGGTTTGGAGAGTTGAATGACGCCAGAAAGCAAGAACGGCGCTGTCGACGCACGGCGCACGGTTGAGATGGCCGACGAAGTGGGATTCTGCTTCGGCGTGAAGCGCGCCATCAACCTCACTCGGGATGCACTTGATGAACGCAAGGAGGTGTTCATCCTCGGTGACCTTGTGCATAACAAGGCCGTTACCGACGAGCTGCAGGCCAAAGGGCTGCAGCGGCTGGATGAGTACGATGATCAGCACCGTGGCACGATGGTTATCCGTGCCCACGGGTTGCCGCAAGAGAAGATTGAAGAAGCGCAGAAGCGTGGAATCGAGGTTGTAAACGCTACCTGTCCGATCGTGCTGCGGGCGCAGGAAGCAGCACAGGAGCTTGAGAGGCTCGGCAGGCAGGTGGTGATTATCGGCGACAAGAACCACGCCGAGATCAAGGGCATCCTCGGAGCTCTTCAGAAGCCCGCGCTCGTCATCGACAGCGTGGAGGAGCTTTACTCCTACAAGGAGACCTACCTGCTGCGCCGCAAGGTTGGCGTGATCTTTCAGACGACACACGCATTGGAGTTGTGCCGCGCCATCCTGAACGAACTGGTGTTCATGTGTAAGGATATTCAGATTATCAACACGATCTGCCGGCCGGTACGGAATCGCCAGGATGATGCCGTTGAACTGGCCAGTCGAGTGGAGCTGATGATCGTGGTCGGTTCGCGCACCAGCGCAAACACCACCGAGCTCGCCGCGCTGTGCAAACACCACAATCCCAACACGGTCCAGGTGCAAGGCGCCGCAGAGTTGACCGATGAAATGATGGGCGACTGGCGCCATGTAGGCATCGCCTCCGGACTTTCCACACCGGAGGACCTGGTGGAGGAGGTGCGCCTGAAGGTGCTGCGCAGTGCGCCCGTCGGGCCGGATGGCGTCCGGGCGTAGCGGGCCGGAAGCGAGCCAATTCGCCTCCATCGTTCTCTTTGCACTGCCTCGTGAGGCCGTTCCACTACGAAAGACGATCGAGGCGGGCAGGCACGGCTCTGGCGTCAGCATCGCGGTATCGGGTATAGGAGCTGCAAACAGCCGCCTGGCGGCGGAACGGTTACTGCGCGGGGCCGGCACGCAGCCCGTGCAGCTTGTGATCGCCGGCTTTGCCGGCGCGCTCACGCCGGCCATTGCCCCGGGTGACGTGATGGTAGCGACGCGTGTCATGTGCGTGACGGGTGGACCCGAGTTGCTGCCCGATAACAGGCTGATGGAGGCGGCGAGCTGGGCGCCGACGCAGCAAGCCGCCCATCGCGGCGCGCTGATCAGTGCGCCCGT
Encoded proteins:
- a CDS encoding zinc ribbon domain-containing protein, producing MKCPNCKTNLPAEAAFCLRCGSSLSPMPGGSVTPSGAFPAPPWPQKRSNRKAGAVAAAVGAIAVFAVAAAALHAARGRDSTRLAAAGGAAGGGNLVQAPAVNSPANLVQAAGSSQPAPLASTAQTGPPANVVDYLKFLKGVERRKEALIRKETGDALLMLDNVKALSGSIDDSTYNKTFQGVSGNTTSMADDWNSLTQYFNSVPPPVACQQLHDRYYDHLGKIQGMMAEVQDALGKVGSNAPDAIHELSNMQGKASADADTAIQKADDALAAVCSEYQIPKDFSVRGDGGASSILQ
- the hpnH gene encoding adenosyl-hopene transferase HpnH; translation: MRYPIGFTLTQARHRSRMERSGQQRYPTVLMLEPLYTCNLACIGCAVERHTGKLKDRMTLEQCFKAVDDCGAPIINLCGGEPTLYPELPQLIEGLIQRGKYIILCTNALKLDTKVFDVIPPSSHLFLMIHLDGMKQTHDYVCNREGVFDTAIKMIKGARKRGYLTYINTTVFKETQVEEVEEMCKLVDKLRANGILISPGYEYDSVDADIFLSREQIHEKFQTIRQFSRRYKVNATPMFLEFAAGIRELPCAPWSTVNYTPNGWKAPCYLIGESHIATWQEFWEKTDWQYWESRKDARCSNCKMHSGFEHSAVSEAMKSVKGTIQLTAWALSK
- a CDS encoding NAD-dependent epimerase/dehydratase family protein, with the translated sequence MSSGEADTALVTGVTGFLGFHVAQLLLERPGVQVRALARASSNRAHLDLLACDRFQPVIGDLNDRDSLRKALSGCRRLYHVAADYRLWSRDPRELYRSNVDGTRNVLQAAADCGVERVVYTSTVGALGRTKNGSPADEDTPVSLEDMTGHYKRSKYLAEEVAREYAERGLNVVITNPSTPVGEHDIKPTPTGRIILDLLNGGMPAFVDTWLNLIDVRDAARGTLLAGDRGAAGRRYILGAENVSLAEMLRMVAVAAGRKPPRIRLPWRVAWAAVGAENLLVAGLLRREPRHPLEGVQMARKPMVFDNTRAVRELGLECAPVSSAMARAVSWFRENGMARG
- the ispH gene encoding 4-hydroxy-3-methylbut-2-enyl diphosphate reductase is translated as MTPESKNGAVDARRTVEMADEVGFCFGVKRAINLTRDALDERKEVFILGDLVHNKAVTDELQAKGLQRLDEYDDQHRGTMVIRAHGLPQEKIEEAQKRGIEVVNATCPIVLRAQEAAQELERLGRQVVIIGDKNHAEIKGILGALQKPALVIDSVEELYSYKETYLLRRKVGVIFQTTHALELCRAILNELVFMCKDIQIINTICRPVRNRQDDAVELASRVELMIVVGSRTSANTTELAALCKHHNPNTVQVQGAAELTDEMMGDWRHVGIASGLSTPEDLVEEVRLKVLRSAPVGPDGVRA